One Qipengyuania sp. HL-TH1 DNA window includes the following coding sequences:
- a CDS encoding DsbC family protein — translation MGRGARTLTVFSDFRCGYCKRLHETLETLNVKVVERPISVLGTRPISEAVICSPDKRRAVNQAYDGGSITTGSDCDTSGLDANEAFARKHGFNGTPVIVREDGAVVHGFRPREFLESWIQGSAS, via the coding sequence ATGGGCCGCGGCGCGAGGACTCTCACCGTCTTCAGCGATTTCCGCTGCGGCTACTGCAAGCGTCTCCACGAAACCCTCGAGACGTTGAACGTGAAGGTCGTGGAGCGGCCGATCTCGGTGCTCGGCACCCGCCCCATCTCCGAAGCGGTCATCTGTTCGCCGGACAAGCGCCGGGCCGTCAACCAGGCCTATGACGGCGGGTCGATCACGACCGGATCGGATTGCGACACCTCCGGTCTCGACGCGAACGAGGCTTTCGCTCGCAAGCACGGCTTCAACGGAACCCCCGTAATCGTCCGCGAGGATGGCGCCGTCGTCCACGGCTTCCGTCCGCGCGAATTCCTCGAAAGCTGGATTCAAGGGAGTGCGTCGTGA